Sequence from the Pseudomonas sp. LS.1a genome:
AGCAGTGCGCGACGAAATCGGCGTAACCGAAGCACCGGTCAATTTCTCGATCTGCTTGGTCAGGCTGTCCACCTGCTGGTGCAGGGCCTTGATCTCGTTGCGGCTCGGCACGCCAAGGCGCGAGATGGCGCTGTTCAGGCGTTTGTCGAAGGCCTCTTCGAGTTCGCTCCACTTGCCCAGCGCACGGTCCTTCACGCCCGACACACGCGAAGTGGTCGACGACTTGGCGGTTTCCGCCACGTCTTCAGCGGTCTTCTTCGCCTGCTTCTCGGCCTTCTCGCCATCCTTCACCAGCGAGTCGAACAGCTTCGGGCCGTCCTGGTCGATCTTCGAATAGATACCCAGCCCTGCCAGCCAGATCTTGCGGGAGTACTTCTCGATCCCGCCGACCCAGGAGCTGCCTTCTTTCTCGGAATTCTTCTTGCCAGCCATCCTGCTCTCCTTATGGTTTGTGCGCGACGCGCTCGAGCAGCTCGTGCAGCTGTTCAAGCTTGATGGACAACGCCTCAACGTCATGTTTAGACGGAATGCCCAGGCGATTCAAGGCGCGACCGACCCGCGCGTCGAAAGCTTTTTCGATCTTGTCCAGTTGAACTTCGACCTTGCCACGTACGCGGCTGACCTCCTGGGTCGCTTCGTCGATCTGATTGTTGGCAGCATCGAGCTCTTTGTCGATGCGCTTCTTGCCACGCTTCTCGACGCCTTCGCCGGCCTTGACCAGCTCATTGAAGTAGTCGGAGCCTTCCTGGCCCACGCGCGCATAGGCGCCGATGCCCGCCAGCCAGATCTTGCGCGCGTAGCCGCGCACCTCGCCCAGCGTGCCCGGGGCGTCGTCCTTTTTCTTCACTGTCACTTTGGCCATGCTCTGTACCTCATGCTCATGAGTGGAGGAGGAACCGCCCATGGAGGTTGGGCTTGAGCACAAGGTAGAGAGGGAAATTAGAATCTTCACCCTAAGGTGAACGAGCATGGCCCCGGGGAGGGATCAGGCCAGGGCTTTGTCCAGCGCCCGCTCGATCTCGCCCTTGATGGTGCCGCTCATCATCGACAGCATCATGCCCAGCTTCAATTCGACGCGGATGCGGTCATCGAAGATGTGCACGCTGCCGTTGGCACCGCTGCGCGCCACGTCGACCCGGTCACCGTTCCAGGTGGCCTTGAGGTCGTATTCGCGAGTCAGTTTGTCGACCAGCGCTTCGGCCTTGGCACGGGCGGCATCACGGCCGAGGGAATGTTTGCGTTCGACGCTGATCTGGGTCATGCGGGTGTTCCTGAAGGTGAAGACATAATGGGCATTATGCCCGCCCCTGCCCACTGGCACACCCCGCCAAGACAAATCCGCCCGTTCGCCCTAGAATGGCGGTAATTTTTTCCGGTGAAGCGATATGAACGACCAGCGCAAAGGCGACCACGCCGAACCCACCACCCATTTCGGTTACCAGGACGTCCCTGAAAGCCAGAAGGCGAAGAAAGTCGCCGAGGTGTTCCACTCGGTGGCGGCCAAGTACGACCTGATGAACGACGTGCTTTCCGGCGGCATGCACCGCCTGTGGAAGCGCTTCACCATCGAGCTGTCGGGCGTACGCGCCGGCAACCGGGTACTGGACATTGCCGGCGGTACCGGCGACCTGGCCGCCAAGTTCTCGCGGCTGGTCGGCCCGACCGGTCAGGTCGTGCTGGCCGACATCAACGAGTCGATGCTCAAGGTCGGCCGTGACCGCCTGCTCGACCGTGGCGTGGCCGGCAACATCGAGTTCGTCCAGGCCGACGCCGAGAAGCTGCCATTCCCGGACAACCACTTCGACTGCGTGACCATTGCCTTCGGCCTGCGCAACGTCACCCACAAGGACGAAGCCATCCGCTCGATGCTGCGCGTGCTCAAGCCGGGCGGTCGCCTGCTGGTGCTGGAGTTCTCCAAGCCGACCAACAAGCTGATGTCCAAGGCCTACGACGCCTACTCGTTCGCCTTCATGCCACTGGCCGGCAAGCTGATCACCAACGATTCGGAAAGCTACCGTTACCTCGCCGAATCGATCCGCATGCACCCCGATCAGGAAACCCTGAAAGCCATGATGGTCGAGGCCGGTTTCGACCGTGTCACCTACCACAACATGACCAGCGGCATCGTCGCCGTGCACCGGGGGATCAAGCCCTGATGCTGCTGGCCGGGCTGCTCGCCAGCGTCGAACATGGCCTGAACCGGGTCCTGCGCATGGACAGCACGGCCCTGCCGCGGCTGGCCGCGCTGGACGGCAAGGTCATCGAGATCGACTGCCGCCAGCCGGCCCTGCAGGTGTTCATCCTGCCCGATGAACAAGGCTTGATGCTCGCCGGCCATTGGCAAGGCGAGGTCGATTGCAGCCTGCGCGCCCCGGCCGGCAGCCTGGCGCAACTGGCCCTGGCCAAGGACAAGACCGCCGTGCTGCACAGCCCGCAGGTCGAGCTGCATGGCGACAGCGCCGTGCTGCTCGACCTGTTCGGTGTGCTGCAGGACCTGGAGCTTGACTGGGAACACGAGCTGCAACGCTGGCTCGGCCCGGTCGCCACGGCGCTGCTGGCCGGCCACATCCGCCTGCGCGCACGCTGGACCCGCCAGGGCCTGGCGCGCTTCAGCCAGAACCTTTCCGAGTACCTGGCCGAAGAGTCCCGTACCTTGGTTGGCAAGCGCGAAGCCGAAGCCGCCTTCAGCGAGCTCGATGCCCTGAAGCTCGATACAGAACGCCTCGAGGCGCGCCTCAAGCGCCTCTCCCGATCCCTTGATACCAGCGATAACGCATGAAGCTGCTCGCCGTCCGCCGTCTTTTTCGCATCCAGCGTGTGGTGATCCGCTACCGTCTCGATGACCTGCTGTTCGACCTGCCGCTGCCCTGGTGGCTGATGAGCCTGCGCCTGCTGATGCCATGGCGCTGGCTGCCGCGCAAGCCGAACGAGCTCAGCCGTGGCGCGCGCCTGCGCCTGGCCCTGCAGGACCTGGGGCCGATCTTCATCAAGTTCGGCCAGTTGTTGTCCACCCGCCGTGACCTGCTGCCCAACGACATTGCCGATGAGCTGATGTTGCTGCAGGACCGCGTACCGCCGTTCGACCCCAAGCAGGCCGTGGCGCTGATCGAGGCACAGCTGGGCGCCCCGGTGACGCAACTGTTCAGCCGCTTCGACGTCGAGCCGCTGGCCTCGGCCTCGGTGGCCCAGGTGCACGCTGCGCGCCTGAAAAGTGGCGAGGAAGTGGTGGTCAAGGTGGTACGCCCGGGCCTGAAGCCGGTGATCGCCCAGGACCTGGCCTGGCTGTTCCTGATTGCCAAGGCCGCCGAACGCGCTTCGGCCGACGCCCGCCGCCTGCACCCGGTGGAAATCGTCGGCGACTACGAAAAAACCATCTACGACGAGCTCGACCTGCTGCGCGAAGCGGCCAACGCCAGCCAGCTGCGGCGCAACTTCGAAGGCTCCGAGCTGATGTATGTGCCCCAGGTGTACTGGGACCTGTGCCGCCCCAAGGTGCTGGTGATGGAGCGTATCTACGGCGTGCCGGTGACCGACATGGCCACCTTGGCCGACCAGCGCACCGACATGAAGCTGCTGGCCGAACGGGGCGTGGAGGTATTCTTCACCCAGGTGTTCCGCGACAGTTTCTTCCATGCCGACATGCACCCCGGCAACATCTTCGTCAGCACGGTCAAACCGTGGAGCCCGCAGTACATCGCCATCGACTGCGGCATCGTCGGCAGCCTGACCGCCGAGGACCAGGACTACCTGGCGCGCAACCTGATCGCTTTCTTCAAGCGTGACTACCGCCGCGTCGCCCAGTTGCACATCGACTCGGGCTGGGTGCCGGCACACACCAAGGTCAACGAGTTCGAAGCGGCGATCCGCACCGTGTGCGAGCCGATCTTCGAAAAACCGTTAAAGGATATTTCCTTCGGCCAGGTGCTGATGCGCCTGTTCCAGACCGCCCGGCGCTTCAACATGGAAGTGCAGCCGCAACTGGTCCTGCTGCAGAAGACCCTGCTCAACATCGAAGGCCTGGGCCGCCAGCTGTACCCCGACCTGGACCTGTGGAGCACCGCCAAGCCATTCCTCGAGCGCTGGATGCGCGACCGCATGAGCCCCAAGGCCGTGCTCGGCAACATCCACAGCCAGGTCGAGCAACTGCCGCACCTGGCCGACATGGCCCGCGACCTGCTCGAACGCCTGTCGCAACCGCACCTGCACGATCCGCAACTGCCGGAGCGGCGCCGCCAGGGCGACCGCTGGGCGCTGCGCCTGCTCGGCGCCGGCCTGCTCGGCGGAGGCGCGGTCCTGGCCGCTGGCGCCGCCGCAGCCGCCAGCCTGGCTGCCCCTGCCGCCTGGCCGGCCTGGCTGATGCTGGCTGCTGGCCTTTACCTGATCGTGCGCCAATAGCCAGCCGCGCCCATGGCTGGCACACTAGCGCAAAGGGCCCGGCACAGGAGCGGGCCCGCTTTGGAGTCGACGATGAAAGACTGGCTGGACGAGATCAAGTGGAACAGCGAAGGCCTGGTACCGGCGATCGCCCAGGACCACAAGACCGGACGCGTGCTGATGATGGCCTGGATGAACCGCGAATCGCTGGCCCTGACCGCCGCCGAGCAGCGCGCCATCTACTGGTCGCGTTCGCGTGGCAAGCTGTGGCGCAAGGGCGAGGAATCCGGGCATGTGCAGAAGCTGCATGAAATGCGCCTGGACTGCGATGCCGACGTGATCATCCTGATGGTCGAACAACTGGGCCATATCGCCTGCCATACCGGCCGTGAAAGCTGCTTCTACCGCGTCTTCGAGGACGGCCAGTGGAAAACCGTCGACCCGGTCCTGAAAGACCCGGATGCCATCTACAGCGCAGGACACTGACATGAGCGACACCCTCAACCGCCTGGCCGCAGTGCTTGAAGAACGCAAGCAAGCGGCGCCCGACAGCTCCTACGTGGCCAGCCTGTACCACAAGGGCCTGAACAAGATCCTCGAAAAGCTCGGCGAAGAGTCGGTCGAGACGATCATTGCCGCCAAGGATGCTGCAGTCAGCAAGGATTACAGCGATGTCATCTACGAAACCGCCGACCTGTGGTTTCATAGCCTGGTAATGCTCAGCGCGCTGGGCCAGCATCCGCAGGCCGTGCTTGACGAGCTGGAACGCCGTTTCGGGCTTTCCGGGCATGACGAGAAGGCCGCACGCCAGCCTTCGGCCTGACGTATTTTCGGGCGCCTGTGGGAGCGGGCGTGCCCGCGAAGAATGCGACGCGGTGCATGGCACCGGCTACGCCGGTGTTCGCGGGCATGCCCGCTCCCACAGGGGCCGTGTTGCCGGATCGATTTGCTGTACACACATTTTTCAGGAGTACGAAATGGGTATCTTTGACTGGAAACACTGGATCGTCCTGCTGGTAGTCGTGGTCCTGGTGTTCGGCACCAAGAAGCTGAAGAACTTCGGCAGCGACCTGGGCGAGTCGATCAAGGGCTTTCGCAAGGCCATGAGCGATGAAGAGAACAAGCCGGCCGAGCAGACCCCGCCGCCAGCCCAACCCGTTCCACCGGTGCAGAACACTGCCCAGCAGAACCAGGGCCACACCATCGAAGGCCAGGCCCAGCCGGTCCAAGAGCCGCAGCGGAAAGACTGACCCATGTTCGGCATCAGTTTCAGCGAGCTGCTGCTCGTCGGCCTGGTCGCCCTGCTGGTGCTCGGCCCCGAGCGCCTGCCCGGTGCCGCGCGCACGGCAGGCCTGTGGATCGGCCGGCTCAAGCGCAGCTTCAACAGCATCAAGATGGAAGTGGAGCGCGAAATCGGCGCCGACGAAATCCGCCGCCAGCTGCACAACGAGCACATCCTGCAGATGGAAGAGGAAGCCAAGCGCATCCTCAACCCGATGACGCCACCGGCGCAGCCGCCCGTCACCACCGCCACCGTGCAGCCCCCCGCCGGGCTCGAAGCCAGGCCAGCCGAAACAGCTGCCACCCCGGCCACGCCTTCTGAACCGCCTCAACCGCCGCGAGCCCCATGAGCGAGAATCCGGAACACGACCAGCCAATGCCGCTGGTTTCGCACCTCACCGAACTGCGCACTCGCCTGTTGCGCTGCGTTGCCGTCATTTTCCTGATCTTTGCCGGGCTGTTCTCCTTTGCCCAGCAGATCTACACCCTGGTCTCCGCGCCGCTGCGCGAGCACCTGCCGGCCAATGCGACGATGATCGCCACCGACGTGGCCTCGCCGTTCCTCACGCCGTTCAAGCTGACCATGATCGTCTCGCTGTTCCTGGCGATTCCGTTCATCCTCCAGCAGATCTGGGGCTTCATCGCGCCCGGGCTGTACCGCCATGAAAAGCGCATCGCCATTCCACTGCTGGTGTCGAGCATATTCCTGTTCTACGCCGGCATGGCCTTCGCCTATTTCCTGGTGTTCCCGCTGATCTTCGGCTTCTTCGCCAGCGCCACGCCGGAAGGCGTGTCGATGATGACCGACATCGCCAGCTACCTCGACTTCGTGATGACGCTGTTCTTCGCCTTTGGCGTGGCCTTCGAAATCCCGGTGGCGGTGGTGCTGCTGGTATGGATCGGCGTGGTCGACGTGAAGTACCTGAAGAAGATTCGCCCCTACGTGATCATCGGCTGCTTCGTGGTCGGCATGGTCCTTACCCCACCGGACATCTTCTCCCAGACCCTGCTGGCCGTACCCATGTGGCTGCTGTTCGAGATCGGTGTGCTGTGCGGCAGCCTGATTCGCAAGCGCAGCGCCCACGATGAAACCGCCAACGACCACAACGACCAGCCACCAGCGACCCAACCGTGAACCTGTTGCTCCTTGAAGAGGCCGACTTCGTCTCGGCCGACCGCGTCGTTCTCGCTGACCGGCGCTTCACCCACATGCAGGACATCCACCGCGTGGCGGTGGGCGACAACCTGCGCGTGGGCCGTATCAACGGCCTGATGGGCAAGGCCACGGTGCTGCGCCTGGAAAAGCACGAAGCCGAACTGGAAGTCGCCTTTGACCAGCAGCCACCGGCCAAGCTGCCGCTGACCCTTGTGCTCGCCGTACCCCGGCCGAAGATGCTGCGCCGGCTGTTCCAGACCGTGGCCACCCTCGGCGTGTCGCGGCTGATCCTGGTGAACAGCTACAAGGTCGAGAAAAGCTTCTGGCAAACCCCCTTCCTGCACCCGGACAGCATTCGTGAAAATCTCATCCTCGGCCTGGAACAGGCGCGCGACACCGTGCTGCCCGAGGTGATCATCGAGAAGCGCTTCAAGCCCTTCGTCGAAGACCGCCTGCCCGCCATCGCCGCAGGCACCCTGGGCCTGGTCGGCCACCCCGGCCCCTACCCCGCCTGCCCGCGCGCAGTGGAGCAAGCCGTGACCCTGGCCATAGGTCCCGAGGGTGGCTGGATCCCCTATGAGGTCGACCTGCTGGGCAAGGCAGGCCTGGCACCGGTGCAACTGGGCGAGCGTATCCTGCGGGTCGAGACTGCTGTAACGGCGCTGCTTTCGCGCATTTTCTGACGTAAACGCCGCATTTTCGCCCATCAAGTTTCCTTCTCCCTGGCCGATGGCCTTGGCAACACAACAACTATTTGTGCTGCCACGCCGCCAGGGAGTCGTATATGTATCAATGGTTCGCCCAATCGTTGGGCAATGTGAGCGTCAACCGCAAACTGGGGCTGGGCTTCGGCCTGGTGCTGCTGTTGACCCTGGCCATTACTCTGGTCGGCTGGCACGGTATGGACAGCATCATCGAACGTGGCGACAAGCTGGGAAACATCTCGGTCATCCAGCAGTACACCCAGGAACTGCGCATCGCCCGCCAGCATTACCAGCGCCAACGTGACGAAGCCTCGGTGGCTGAGCTTGAAAAAGCCCTGGGCAACCTCGACCGCCAGGTGCAGCTGATGCTCGGACAGATCGAGCAACCCACTGACCGCCAGCGCCTGGAGCAACAACGCGAGGCCGTGCGTACCTACCAGCAGGCGTTCAACGAACTGAAGCAAGCCGGCCAACGCCGCGAAGCCAGCCGTGGCGTGCTGGGCGACAGTGCCGACAAGGCCGCGGAGCTGATCGGCCGGGTACAGCGGGGCCTGCTGCAAGGTGGCGATATCAACCAGTACCAGTACGCAGTGGAAGTCAGCGCCCTGCTCCAGCAGGCACGCTTCCAGGTGCGTGGCTACACCTACAGCAGCAATGCCGATTTCCAGCAAACGGCGCTC
This genomic interval carries:
- a CDS encoding phasin family protein → MAGKKNSEKEGSSWVGGIEKYSRKIWLAGLGIYSKIDQDGPKLFDSLVKDGEKAEKQAKKTAEDVAETAKSSTTSRVSGVKDRALGKWSELEEAFDKRLNSAISRLGVPSRNEIKALHQQVDSLTKQIEKLTGASVTPISSRTAAAKPAASKAAAKPLAKTAAAKPAAKTAAAKPAAKTAAAKPATKAAAKPVAAKPAAKPAAAKPAAAKKPAVKKAPAKPAAAKPAAPAASAAPVASAAPAPTAAPASNPPSAPTGTGTLI
- a CDS encoding polyhydroxyalkanoic acid system family protein, with translation MTQISVERKHSLGRDAARAKAEALVDKLTREYDLKATWNGDRVDVARSGANGSVHIFDDRIRVELKLGMMLSMMSGTIKGEIERALDKALA
- the ubiE gene encoding bifunctional demethylmenaquinone methyltransferase/2-methoxy-6-polyprenyl-1,4-benzoquinol methylase UbiE, translating into MNDQRKGDHAEPTTHFGYQDVPESQKAKKVAEVFHSVAAKYDLMNDVLSGGMHRLWKRFTIELSGVRAGNRVLDIAGGTGDLAAKFSRLVGPTGQVVLADINESMLKVGRDRLLDRGVAGNIEFVQADAEKLPFPDNHFDCVTIAFGLRNVTHKDEAIRSMLRVLKPGGRLLVLEFSKPTNKLMSKAYDAYSFAFMPLAGKLITNDSESYRYLAESIRMHPDQETLKAMMVEAGFDRVTYHNMTSGIVAVHRGIKP
- a CDS encoding twin-arginine translocase TatA/TatE family subunit; the encoded protein is MGIFDWKHWIVLLVVVVLVFGTKKLKNFGSDLGESIKGFRKAMSDEENKPAEQTPPPAQPVPPVQNTAQQNQGHTIEGQAQPVQEPQRKD
- the tatC gene encoding twin-arginine translocase subunit TatC; translated protein: MSENPEHDQPMPLVSHLTELRTRLLRCVAVIFLIFAGLFSFAQQIYTLVSAPLREHLPANATMIATDVASPFLTPFKLTMIVSLFLAIPFILQQIWGFIAPGLYRHEKRIAIPLLVSSIFLFYAGMAFAYFLVFPLIFGFFASATPEGVSMMTDIASYLDFVMTLFFAFGVAFEIPVAVVLLVWIGVVDVKYLKKIRPYVIIGCFVVGMVLTPPDIFSQTLLAVPMWLLFEIGVLCGSLIRKRSAHDETANDHNDQPPATQP
- a CDS encoding ubiquinone biosynthesis accessory factor UbiJ, whose protein sequence is MLLAGLLASVEHGLNRVLRMDSTALPRLAALDGKVIEIDCRQPALQVFILPDEQGLMLAGHWQGEVDCSLRAPAGSLAQLALAKDKTAVLHSPQVELHGDSAVLLDLFGVLQDLELDWEHELQRWLGPVATALLAGHIRLRARWTRQGLARFSQNLSEYLAEESRTLVGKREAEAAFSELDALKLDTERLEARLKRLSRSLDTSDNA
- the ubiB gene encoding ubiquinone biosynthesis regulatory protein kinase UbiB, which translates into the protein MKLLAVRRLFRIQRVVIRYRLDDLLFDLPLPWWLMSLRLLMPWRWLPRKPNELSRGARLRLALQDLGPIFIKFGQLLSTRRDLLPNDIADELMLLQDRVPPFDPKQAVALIEAQLGAPVTQLFSRFDVEPLASASVAQVHAARLKSGEEVVVKVVRPGLKPVIAQDLAWLFLIAKAAERASADARRLHPVEIVGDYEKTIYDELDLLREAANASQLRRNFEGSELMYVPQVYWDLCRPKVLVMERIYGVPVTDMATLADQRTDMKLLAERGVEVFFTQVFRDSFFHADMHPGNIFVSTVKPWSPQYIAIDCGIVGSLTAEDQDYLARNLIAFFKRDYRRVAQLHIDSGWVPAHTKVNEFEAAIRTVCEPIFEKPLKDISFGQVLMRLFQTARRFNMEVQPQLVLLQKTLLNIEGLGRQLYPDLDLWSTAKPFLERWMRDRMSPKAVLGNIHSQVEQLPHLADMARDLLERLSQPHLHDPQLPERRRQGDRWALRLLGAGLLGGGAVLAAGAAAAASLAAPAAWPAWLMLAAGLYLIVRQ
- the tatB gene encoding Sec-independent protein translocase protein TatB; translated protein: MFGISFSELLLVGLVALLVLGPERLPGAARTAGLWIGRLKRSFNSIKMEVEREIGADEIRRQLHNEHILQMEEEAKRILNPMTPPAQPPVTTATVQPPAGLEARPAETAATPATPSEPPQPPRAP
- a CDS encoding phasin family protein, giving the protein MAKVTVKKKDDAPGTLGEVRGYARKIWLAGIGAYARVGQEGSDYFNELVKAGEGVEKRGKKRIDKELDAANNQIDEATQEVSRVRGKVEVQLDKIEKAFDARVGRALNRLGIPSKHDVEALSIKLEQLHELLERVAHKP
- the hisI gene encoding phosphoribosyl-AMP cyclohydrolase: MKDWLDEIKWNSEGLVPAIAQDHKTGRVLMMAWMNRESLALTAAEQRAIYWSRSRGKLWRKGEESGHVQKLHEMRLDCDADVIILMVEQLGHIACHTGRESCFYRVFEDGQWKTVDPVLKDPDAIYSAGH
- a CDS encoding 16S rRNA (uracil(1498)-N(3))-methyltransferase; its protein translation is MNLLLLEEADFVSADRVVLADRRFTHMQDIHRVAVGDNLRVGRINGLMGKATVLRLEKHEAELEVAFDQQPPAKLPLTLVLAVPRPKMLRRLFQTVATLGVSRLILVNSYKVEKSFWQTPFLHPDSIRENLILGLEQARDTVLPEVIIEKRFKPFVEDRLPAIAAGTLGLVGHPGPYPACPRAVEQAVTLAIGPEGGWIPYEVDLLGKAGLAPVQLGERILRVETAVTALLSRIF
- a CDS encoding phosphoribosyl-ATP diphosphatase, whose protein sequence is MSDTLNRLAAVLEERKQAAPDSSYVASLYHKGLNKILEKLGEESVETIIAAKDAAVSKDYSDVIYETADLWFHSLVMLSALGQHPQAVLDELERRFGLSGHDEKAARQPSA